In one Dermacentor albipictus isolate Rhodes 1998 colony chromosome 4, USDA_Dalb.pri_finalv2, whole genome shotgun sequence genomic region, the following are encoded:
- the LOC135909780 gene encoding uncharacterized protein: MLAIRRSRILGMPMAYYALLIGSMALCAFSYAFASKTMSERSAHIPGHSHMAAKERHGGLLNVPVPPSSSTGKDLAHTTWHRQPPSVRAHGGSRRHAKHPGRKSKRSGRRSHSAAATAASTKVAVEDADLTPDSATQAQWEPPVMETTPSVVQDTAATTFAPASLPSAPTVTGGSITQNGTFNSSANLDEYEEVFEYYYVYDDNETSTSSTPQPAQYAELAIPINQ, translated from the exons ATGCTGGC GATACGCCGGAGCCGCATCCTGGGAATGCCGATGGCCTACTACGCGCTCCTCATTGGCAGCATGGCGCTGTGCGCCTTCTCCTATGCCTTCGCATCCAAGACGA TGAGCGAGAGGAGCGCACACATCCCAGGCCACTCTCACATGGCCGCTAAGGAGCGACACG GCGGCTTGCTCAACGTGCCGGTCCCGCCGTCCTCGTCGACGGGCAAGGACCTCGCGCACACGACGTGGCACCGGCAGCCACCAAGTGTTCGCGCCCACGGCGGGAGTCGCCGCCACGCGAAGCACCCGGGCCGGAAGAGCAAGAGGTCCGGGCGGCGCTCGCACTCCGCCGCAGCCACCGCAGCTTCGACGAAGGTCGCGGTGGAGGATGCGGACTTGACGCCGGACAGCGCGACGCAAGCGCAATGGGAGCCGCCTGTCATGGAGACGACGCCCAGCGTCGTCCAAGACACGGCGGCGACCACGTTCGCACCCGCTTCGCTGCCGTCGGCACCGACCGTGACCGGCGGCAGCATCACCCAAAACGGAACGTTCAACTCATCGGCGAACCTCGACGA GTACGAGGAAGTGTTCGAGTACTACTACGTGTACGACGACAACGAGACGTCGACATCGAGCACGCCTCAGCCGGCGCAATACGCCGAGCTTGCCATTCCAATAAACCAGTGA